From a region of the Euwallacea similis isolate ESF13 chromosome 19, ESF131.1, whole genome shotgun sequence genome:
- the CCT6 gene encoding T-complex protein 1 subunit zeta: MAISLLNPKAEVARAAQALAVNISAAKGIQEVMKTNLGPKGTMKMLVSGAGDIKITKDGNVLLHEMQIQHPTASLIARASTAQDDMTGDGTTSTVLLIGELLKQADIYVAEGLHPRLLTEGFDKAKTKALEILDKIKIPIDINKENLLEVCRTSLRTKVHQKLADVLTDVCVDAILAIRPKDGKPVDLHMVELMQMQHKTESDTSLIKGLVLDHGSRHPDMPKRLENCYILTCNVSLEYEKSEVNSGFFYKTAEERDKMVLAEREFIDHRVKKVIELKKKVCTGTDKSFVIINQKGIDPMSLDQLAKEGIIALRRAKRRNMERLSLACGGVAMNTFDDLTPSCLGYAGEVYEHVLGENKYTFVEKCKNPQSVTILVKGPNKHSLQQINDSIRDGLRAINNAIEDKAVIPGAGAFEITANKELLQWKDTVKGKARLGVVAYAEALLIIPKTLAINSGFDVQETIVKLLEESRISSEPIGLDLISGEPIIPKDAGIFDNYVVKKQIINSCSVIASNLLLVDEIMRAGMSSLKG; encoded by the exons ATGGCGATCAGCTTGTTGAATCCTAAAGCCGAAGTGGCCAGGGCTGCTCAGGCTTTAGCAGTGAATATTTCTGCAGCCAAGGGTATTCAGGAAGTGATGAAAACCAACTTGGGACCCAAGGGAACCATGAAGAT GTTGGTATCTGGTGCTGGTGATATAAAAATCACCAAAGATGGCAATGTTTTACTTCATGAAATGCAGATTCAACATCCTACAGCCTCATTGATTGCCAGAGCATCAACAGCCCAAGATGATATGACAG GTGATGGAACTACTTCAACAGTCTTGTTGATTGGTGAACTGTTAAAACAAGCAGACATTTACGTAGCTGAAGGCCTTCACCCGCGGCTTCTAACTGAGGGCTTTGACAAAGCTAAAACTAAGGCATTAgaaattcttgataaaataaagATTCCTATTGATATCAATAAGGAAAACCTGCTAGAAGTGTGCAGAACCAGTTTAAGAACAAAAGTACACCAAAAACTAGCCGATGTGCTAACTGATGTATGTGTTGATGCAATTCTTGCCATTAGGCCCAAAGATGGTAAACCTGTGGATTTGCATATGGTTGAACTTATGCAGATGCAACATAAAACTGAAAGTGACACTTCTTTGATTAAGG GCCTTGTGCTTGATCATGGGTCTCGCCACCCAGATATGCCAAAACGTCTTGAGAATTGTTACATTTTAACTTGCAATGTGAGTTTGGAGTATGAGAAGAGTGAGGTCAATTCAGGGTTCTTTTACAAGACTGCAGAGGAAAGGGATAAGATG GTATTGGCAGAACGCGAATTTATCGATCACAGGGTGAAGAAAGTTATAGAACTGAAGAAAAAGGTGTGTACGGGAACGGACAAGTCTTTCGTTATTATCAATCAAAAAGGAATTGACCCTATGAGTTTAGATCAACTAGCAAAGGAAG GCATTATTGCCTTAAGAAGAGCGAAACGCAGGAACATGGAAAGGTTATCTTTGGCTTGTGGTGGCGTTGCTATGAATACTTTTGATGATTTAACTCCGTCTTGCTTGGGCTACGCTGGTGAAGTCTATGAGCACGTTTTGGGCGAGAATAAATACACTTTTGTGGAGAAATGCAAG AATCCTCAGTCCGTGACTATTTTAGTGAAAGGTCCGAATAAACATTCTTTGCAGCAAATCAACGATTCTATTCGAGATGGTTTGCGGGCTATTAACAATGCCATTGAGGATAAGGCAGTTATTCCAG GTGCTGGCGCTTTTGAAATAACCGCTAATAAAGAGCTGTTACAATGGAAAGATACCGTCAAAGGCAAGGCCAGATTGGGTGTAGTAGCTTATGCTGAAGCGTTGCTTATTATTCCCAAAACGTTGGCTATTAATTCAGGATTTGATGTCCAG GAAACTATAGTAAAGCTCCTAGAAGAAAGCCGCATAAGTTCGGAACCGATTGGATTGGATCTGATTTCCGGGGAGCCGATTATACCGAAAGATGCTGGAATCTTCGATAATTATGTggttaaaaaacaaatcataaaTTCTTGTTCAGTGATTGCCAGCAATTTGCTCTTGGTTGACGAAATTATGCGAGCTGGAATGAGCAGTCTTAAaggataa
- the LOC136415142 gene encoding CXXC-type zinc finger protein 1-like isoform X1: MSRRFQEVSKEDIARQFVLPERQSKIDTLLRQDGQAYCICRSSDSSRFMIACDACEEWYHGDCIKISEKDAKMIKQYFCIRCRKEDPTLKTKWRTKRERAESNLQQPDEKKSKKRKERYDRNFETVRHKEEKSKADKKTKKCGECMGCYRKEDCGRCDVCTRKAKHGKSKDRCKQRICVNALGGGAIRIRKDSASDGDQYNNEHLKTNYARQCLGPKCLKSARYGSKYCSDECGMNLAKTRILNVLPARLQEWTLTPGIPEQMNIKELEQVRKRQLEIRDILKELDKRYREIDCLVDRAKNASIDPNWENDVEKDEECTMYCVTCGHEIHSKTAIKHMEKCFIKYEAQTTFGGACKTRIEGNMFCDFYNASNKTYCKRLRVLCPEHSKDPKISEQEVCGCPLVTDLFSPTGYFCRVPKKSCTKHYIWEKLRRAEVDLERVRQWLKLDELLERERLLRATMRNRAGVLALMLHSTFNHELLERMRKAPDQQSWQSAIEMARQQAEAVYS; this comes from the exons ATGTCTAGAAGATTTCAGGAGGTTTCT AAAGAGGACATTGCAAGGCAATTTGTCCTTCCAGAGCGACAATCGAAAATTGATACTCTGCTGCGGCAGGATGGTCAAGCTTATTGCATATGCAGATCATCAGATTCATCGAGGTTTATGATAGCTTGTGATGCTTGCGAAGAATG GTATCATGGAgattgcattaaaatttctgaaaaagatgccaaaatgattaaacaaTACTTTTGCATTCGATGCCGAAAGGAAGATCCCACATTAAAGACAAAGTGGCGCACAAAGCGAGAGAGAGCTGAATCAAACTTACAGCAGCCTGAtgaaaagaaatctaaaaaacgCAAAGAAAGATATGATAGGAACTTTGAAACTGTTAGGCATAAGGAAGAGAAGTCCAAAG caGACAAGAAGACCAAGAAATGTGGAGAGTGTATGGGTTGTTATAGAAAGGAAGATTGTGGAAGATGTGATGTTTGCACAAGAAAAGCAAAACATGGGAAATCAAAGGACAGGTGTAAACAGAGGATTTGTGTTAATGCCTTAGGAGGAGG tgCCATTCGAATTCGTAAGGACTCGGCTTCAGATGGAGACCAATATAACAATGAGCACCTTAAAACTAACTATGCAAGACAATGCTTAGGCCCAAAGTGCCTCAAAAGTGCCCGTTATGGCTCGAAATATTGTTCTGATGAGTGCGGTATGAATCTAGCCAAAACGCGCATTCTTAATGTGTTGCCTGCAAGACTGCAAGAATGGACATTGACTCCTGGAATACCGGAGCAGATGAATATCAAGG AATTGGAGCAAGTCCGTAAGCGACAGCTGGAAATACGAGACATCCTTAAGGAGTTGGATAAACGCTATAGGGAGATCGATTGTCTAGTAGATAGGGCTAAGAATGCTAGCATAGATCCCAATTGGGAGAATGAT GTGGAAAAAGATGAAGAATGTACTATGTACTGCGTGACCTGTGGACACGAAATACACTCAAAAACTGCCATTAAACATATGGAGAAATGCTTTATCAAATATGAGGCTCAAACAACTTTTGGGGGCGCGTGCAAGACGCGTATTGAAG GTAACATGTTCTGCGACTTCTATAATGCAAGCAACAAGACTTACTGCAAGCGTCTGCGAGTTTTGTGTCCAGAACATTCCAAAGATCCGAAAATATCCGAACAGGAAGTGTGCGGCTGCCCCCTTGTCACCGACCTGTTTTCTCCTACTGGATACTTTTGCAGGGTACCAAAAAAGTCTTGTACCAAACACTATATTTGGGAGAAATTGAGGAGGGCTGaa GTTGATTTGGAGAGAGTTCGCCAGTGGTTGAAACTAGACGAATTGCTGGAACGAGAAAGGCTTCTGAGGGCAACCATGAGGAATAGAGCTGGGGTCTTGGCACTAATGTTGCATAGCACCTTTAATCATGAACTATTGGAGAGAATGCGTAAGGCGCCAGATCAGCAGTCTTGGCAAAGCGCGATTGAAATGGCCCGGCAGCAGGCTGAGGCTGTGTATTCTTAA
- the Nprl3 gene encoding GATOR complex protein NPRL3, giving the protein MEVNPLSVILVKSDSKGDRLLFRYPFHIQENKQKSNKARKNPYTLPSADETLQTPTICSSNINKGVLTGFSDEVLSSLFAVKTDLCNKKFELKVNDVRFVSHPTLLQLKNKQTDKDDSGIMLINIVFALSALASHSVVGCYHDLSQRLGIILSHEEKRCGYISEQTQTMMAAHDDCTTNNGSAFQVILGKCTLAENVKRLYENLCNSGLVNVTINRWISFSFCLPQKAHQWHLRGQIVEPDDIDRCIQALRPYHSLLLLHPVEHLIDFTCLDCSPSLVKMLTQYSPMKNLQTLAADSDLTLSHVFELTAHLVYWAKATVIFPVCATNRYVISPSAPLHHNSPLIEKFSKAFPGLHLIRTIHEFSIPTSLLSKFNPLCKPNLQSSLVQNIIWMLQHHLLLQLHTYIEYMPTDSGAPSKANRKCGKTPSPRTSSVLSTSFPEPSRTESESGASTVSEALDFIKHLNLESVSFASTDDDKQDYQEELLLDFPDEERTQIFKIPATNTPEDLKLFARLCRKGYFEGNHHVEEIMYLENLRRSQLTQLLDKFRDVLITYDSEDPAIAMFSCPM; this is encoded by the coding sequence ATGGAAGTGAATCCTCTAAGTGTAATCCTAGTAAAATCAGACAGCAAAGGCGATAGACTTCTCTTTCGATATCCATTTCACATCCaagaaaacaaacagaaaTCTAATAAAGCCAGGAAGAACCCATACACCCTCCCCTCAGCAGATGAAACATTACAAACCCCTACAATCTGTTCATCTAACATCAATAAAGGTGTTCTAACAGGGTTTAGTGATGAAGTTCTCTCCTCCTTATTTGCAGTGAAAACTGATTTGTGCAATAAGAAGTTTGAACTTAAAGTTAATGATGTGAGATTCGTTAGTCACCCCACTTTGctacaattaaaaaacaagcAAACTGATAAAGATGATTCAGGTATCATGCTAATAAACATAGTATTTGCCCTTTCTGCATTAGCCAGTCATTCAGTAGTGGGGTGCTATCATGATCTCAGTCAAAGATTGGGTATTATCCTGAGCCACGAGGAAAAGAGGTGTGGATATATATCAGAACAAACACAGACAATGATGGCAGCACATGATGATTGCACTACAAACAATGGGTCAGCATTTCAAGTGATCCTAGGTAAATGCACTTTGGCTGAGAATGTTAAAAGACTGTATGAAAATCTGTGCAACAGTGGTTTGGTTAATGTGACAATTAACAGGTGGataagttttagtttttgccTGCCTCAGAAAGCTCATCAGTGGCACTTAAGAGGACAAATCGTGGAGCCTGATGACATTGATAGATGTATTCAGGCCTTAAGGCCTTACCACAGTTTGTTGCTGCTTCATCCTGTGGAGCATCTAATTGATTTTACTTGCTTGGATTGTAGCCCTTCATTAGTTAAAATGCTCACTCAGTATTCACCAATGAAAAATCTGCAGACTTTGGCTGCTGATTCAGATTTGACATTGTCTCATGTATTTGAACTTACAGCTCACTTAGTTTACTGGGCCAAGGCAACAGTGATTTTTCCTGTGTGTGCTACAAACAGATATGTGATTTCTCCTAGTGCACCTTTGCATCACAATTCTCCcctaattgaaaaatttagtaaagCCTTTCCTGGCTTACACTTAATAAGAACTATTCACGAGTTTTCTATCCCTACAAGCTTGCTCTCTAAGTTTAACCCACTTTGCAAACCCAACCTTCAGTCCTCTTTAGTACAGAATATCATTTGGATGTTGCAACATCATCTTTTGCTGCAGCTGCATACTTATATTGAATATATGCCTACCGACAGTGGAGCTCCAAGTAAAGCCAATAGAAAGTGCGGCAAAACTCCCTCTCCTCGCACTAGTTCAGTGTTATCTACATCATTTCCAGAGCCCTCAAGGACAGAATCAGAGAGTGGGGCATCTACAGTGTCAGAAGCACTTGATTTCATTAAACACTTGAATTTGGAAAGTGTAAGTTTTGCATCCACTGATGATGACAAGCAAGATTATCAGGAGGAGCTGCTTTTGGATTTTCCAGATGAAGAGAGgacacaaatttttaaaattcccgcGACAAACACTCCTGAGGATTTGAAGTTGTTTGCCAGATTGTGTAGGAAGGGATATTTTGAAGGCAATCATCATGTTGAAGAAATCATGTACCTGGAAAACTTGAGGAGGAGTCAACTCACTCAGCTTCTGGATAAATTTAGGGATGTGCTGATAACTTATGATAGTGAAGACCCAGCAATTGCTATGTTTTCTTGCCCTATGTAA
- the LOC136415142 gene encoding CXXC-type zinc finger protein 1-like isoform X2, giving the protein MSRRFQEVSKEDIARQFVLPERQSKIDTLLRQDGQAYCICRSSDSSRFMIACDACEEWYHGDCIKISEKDAKMIKQYFCIRCRKEDPTLKTKWRTKRERAESNLQQPDEKKSKKRKERYDRNFETVRHKEEKSKDKKTKKCGECMGCYRKEDCGRCDVCTRKAKHGKSKDRCKQRICVNALGGGAIRIRKDSASDGDQYNNEHLKTNYARQCLGPKCLKSARYGSKYCSDECGMNLAKTRILNVLPARLQEWTLTPGIPEQMNIKELEQVRKRQLEIRDILKELDKRYREIDCLVDRAKNASIDPNWENDVEKDEECTMYCVTCGHEIHSKTAIKHMEKCFIKYEAQTTFGGACKTRIEGNMFCDFYNASNKTYCKRLRVLCPEHSKDPKISEQEVCGCPLVTDLFSPTGYFCRVPKKSCTKHYIWEKLRRAEVDLERVRQWLKLDELLERERLLRATMRNRAGVLALMLHSTFNHELLERMRKAPDQQSWQSAIEMARQQAEAVYS; this is encoded by the exons ATGTCTAGAAGATTTCAGGAGGTTTCT AAAGAGGACATTGCAAGGCAATTTGTCCTTCCAGAGCGACAATCGAAAATTGATACTCTGCTGCGGCAGGATGGTCAAGCTTATTGCATATGCAGATCATCAGATTCATCGAGGTTTATGATAGCTTGTGATGCTTGCGAAGAATG GTATCATGGAgattgcattaaaatttctgaaaaagatgccaaaatgattaaacaaTACTTTTGCATTCGATGCCGAAAGGAAGATCCCACATTAAAGACAAAGTGGCGCACAAAGCGAGAGAGAGCTGAATCAAACTTACAGCAGCCTGAtgaaaagaaatctaaaaaacgCAAAGAAAGATATGATAGGAACTTTGAAACTGTTAGGCATAAGGAAGAGAAGTCCAAAG ACAAGAAGACCAAGAAATGTGGAGAGTGTATGGGTTGTTATAGAAAGGAAGATTGTGGAAGATGTGATGTTTGCACAAGAAAAGCAAAACATGGGAAATCAAAGGACAGGTGTAAACAGAGGATTTGTGTTAATGCCTTAGGAGGAGG tgCCATTCGAATTCGTAAGGACTCGGCTTCAGATGGAGACCAATATAACAATGAGCACCTTAAAACTAACTATGCAAGACAATGCTTAGGCCCAAAGTGCCTCAAAAGTGCCCGTTATGGCTCGAAATATTGTTCTGATGAGTGCGGTATGAATCTAGCCAAAACGCGCATTCTTAATGTGTTGCCTGCAAGACTGCAAGAATGGACATTGACTCCTGGAATACCGGAGCAGATGAATATCAAGG AATTGGAGCAAGTCCGTAAGCGACAGCTGGAAATACGAGACATCCTTAAGGAGTTGGATAAACGCTATAGGGAGATCGATTGTCTAGTAGATAGGGCTAAGAATGCTAGCATAGATCCCAATTGGGAGAATGAT GTGGAAAAAGATGAAGAATGTACTATGTACTGCGTGACCTGTGGACACGAAATACACTCAAAAACTGCCATTAAACATATGGAGAAATGCTTTATCAAATATGAGGCTCAAACAACTTTTGGGGGCGCGTGCAAGACGCGTATTGAAG GTAACATGTTCTGCGACTTCTATAATGCAAGCAACAAGACTTACTGCAAGCGTCTGCGAGTTTTGTGTCCAGAACATTCCAAAGATCCGAAAATATCCGAACAGGAAGTGTGCGGCTGCCCCCTTGTCACCGACCTGTTTTCTCCTACTGGATACTTTTGCAGGGTACCAAAAAAGTCTTGTACCAAACACTATATTTGGGAGAAATTGAGGAGGGCTGaa GTTGATTTGGAGAGAGTTCGCCAGTGGTTGAAACTAGACGAATTGCTGGAACGAGAAAGGCTTCTGAGGGCAACCATGAGGAATAGAGCTGGGGTCTTGGCACTAATGTTGCATAGCACCTTTAATCATGAACTATTGGAGAGAATGCGTAAGGCGCCAGATCAGCAGTCTTGGCAAAGCGCGATTGAAATGGCCCGGCAGCAGGCTGAGGCTGTGTATTCTTAA
- the LOC136415142 gene encoding CXXC-type zinc finger protein 1-like isoform X3, whose protein sequence is MIACDACEEWYHGDCIKISEKDAKMIKQYFCIRCRKEDPTLKTKWRTKRERAESNLQQPDEKKSKKRKERYDRNFETVRHKEEKSKADKKTKKCGECMGCYRKEDCGRCDVCTRKAKHGKSKDRCKQRICVNALGGGAIRIRKDSASDGDQYNNEHLKTNYARQCLGPKCLKSARYGSKYCSDECGMNLAKTRILNVLPARLQEWTLTPGIPEQMNIKELEQVRKRQLEIRDILKELDKRYREIDCLVDRAKNASIDPNWENDVEKDEECTMYCVTCGHEIHSKTAIKHMEKCFIKYEAQTTFGGACKTRIEGNMFCDFYNASNKTYCKRLRVLCPEHSKDPKISEQEVCGCPLVTDLFSPTGYFCRVPKKSCTKHYIWEKLRRAEVDLERVRQWLKLDELLERERLLRATMRNRAGVLALMLHSTFNHELLERMRKAPDQQSWQSAIEMARQQAEAVYS, encoded by the exons ATGATAGCTTGTGATGCTTGCGAAGAATG GTATCATGGAgattgcattaaaatttctgaaaaagatgccaaaatgattaaacaaTACTTTTGCATTCGATGCCGAAAGGAAGATCCCACATTAAAGACAAAGTGGCGCACAAAGCGAGAGAGAGCTGAATCAAACTTACAGCAGCCTGAtgaaaagaaatctaaaaaacgCAAAGAAAGATATGATAGGAACTTTGAAACTGTTAGGCATAAGGAAGAGAAGTCCAAAG caGACAAGAAGACCAAGAAATGTGGAGAGTGTATGGGTTGTTATAGAAAGGAAGATTGTGGAAGATGTGATGTTTGCACAAGAAAAGCAAAACATGGGAAATCAAAGGACAGGTGTAAACAGAGGATTTGTGTTAATGCCTTAGGAGGAGG tgCCATTCGAATTCGTAAGGACTCGGCTTCAGATGGAGACCAATATAACAATGAGCACCTTAAAACTAACTATGCAAGACAATGCTTAGGCCCAAAGTGCCTCAAAAGTGCCCGTTATGGCTCGAAATATTGTTCTGATGAGTGCGGTATGAATCTAGCCAAAACGCGCATTCTTAATGTGTTGCCTGCAAGACTGCAAGAATGGACATTGACTCCTGGAATACCGGAGCAGATGAATATCAAGG AATTGGAGCAAGTCCGTAAGCGACAGCTGGAAATACGAGACATCCTTAAGGAGTTGGATAAACGCTATAGGGAGATCGATTGTCTAGTAGATAGGGCTAAGAATGCTAGCATAGATCCCAATTGGGAGAATGAT GTGGAAAAAGATGAAGAATGTACTATGTACTGCGTGACCTGTGGACACGAAATACACTCAAAAACTGCCATTAAACATATGGAGAAATGCTTTATCAAATATGAGGCTCAAACAACTTTTGGGGGCGCGTGCAAGACGCGTATTGAAG GTAACATGTTCTGCGACTTCTATAATGCAAGCAACAAGACTTACTGCAAGCGTCTGCGAGTTTTGTGTCCAGAACATTCCAAAGATCCGAAAATATCCGAACAGGAAGTGTGCGGCTGCCCCCTTGTCACCGACCTGTTTTCTCCTACTGGATACTTTTGCAGGGTACCAAAAAAGTCTTGTACCAAACACTATATTTGGGAGAAATTGAGGAGGGCTGaa GTTGATTTGGAGAGAGTTCGCCAGTGGTTGAAACTAGACGAATTGCTGGAACGAGAAAGGCTTCTGAGGGCAACCATGAGGAATAGAGCTGGGGTCTTGGCACTAATGTTGCATAGCACCTTTAATCATGAACTATTGGAGAGAATGCGTAAGGCGCCAGATCAGCAGTCTTGGCAAAGCGCGATTGAAATGGCCCGGCAGCAGGCTGAGGCTGTGTATTCTTAA
- the Cdk1 gene encoding cyclin-dependent kinase 1, which produces MSKIEDFFKLEKIGEGTYGVVYKGKNKKTGEMVAMKRIRLENEDEGIPSTALREMSLLKELRHRNIVSLLEIIMDEPRLYLIFEFLSMDLKKYLDLIESDKCMDPKLVKSYLYQINEAILFCHQRRVIHRDLKPQNLLISKDGLIKVADFGLGRTFGIPVRIYTHEIVTLWYRAPEVLLGSPRYSCPVDVWSIGCIFAEMATKKPLFQGDSEIDQLFRIFRILRTPTEELWKGVSSLPDYHATFPNWTTFTLSKQVKNMDEGALDLLTKMLIYDPTKRISAKGIAQHPYFKDLDLKVKPTFIDKDK; this is translated from the exons ATGAGCAAAATAGAAGActtttttaaacttgaaaagatCGGAGAGGGGACGTATGGAGTGGTTTATAAAGGGAAGAATAAAAAGACTGGAGAAATGGTCGCCATGAAACGAATACG CCTTGAAAATGAAGACGAGGGTATTCCCTCAACTGCCCTAAGGGAAATGAGCTTACTAAAAGAGTTGCGCCACAGGAACATTGTAAGTTTGCTTGAAATTATTATGGATGAGCCAAG gctgtatttaatttttgagttcCTAAGCATGGACCTGAAAAAGTACTTGGATTTAATTGAATCCGATAAATGCATGGATCCAAAACttgtaaaaagttatttgtaTCAAATTAATGAAGCCATTTTGTTTTGCCATCAGCGTAGAGTTATCCACAGAGATCTTAAAcctcaaaatttgttaatcAGCAAAGATGGCTTAATTAAA GTGGCCGATTTTGGTTTGGGCAGAACCTTTGGGATTCCTGTGAGGATTTATACACATGAAATTGTAACTTTGTGGTATAGAGCCCCTGAGGTATTATTAGGCTCCCCCAGGTACTCTTGTCCAGTGGACGTATGGTCCATTGGTTGTATATTTGCAGAAATGGCCACTAAAAAGCCATTATTTCAAGGCGATTCAGAGATTGATCAACTCTTTCGTATTTTCAG GATCCTACGGACACCAACTGAAGAACTATGGAAAGGAGTTTCCTCACTGCCAGACTATCATGCAACATTCCCCAACTGGACCACTTTCACCTTGTCCAAACAAGTAAAAAACATGGATGAAGGAGCCTTGGATTTGCTTACAAAAATGCTAATTTATGACCCTACTAAACGTATCTCTGCCAAGGGAATTGCTCAGCATCCCTACTTTAAGGATTTAGATCTGAAAGTAAAGCCTACATTCATTGACAAGGATAAGTGA